A stretch of the Planktothricoides raciborskii GIHE-MW2 genome encodes the following:
- a CDS encoding histone deacetylase translates to MFTIIYADDFLDHQTGGLHPERPDRLRVIVNALKAAPWASSLQWQLPTSIYTRDVMPAIARVHTVRHIHEVEALAMKGGGRLDMDTPVSADSYDVALLAVSGWLDGVEAVIENEEPAFILARPPGHHAEKDQGMGFCLFSNAAIAADYALQKPEIERVAILDWDVHHGNGTQHLVENNPQIAYCSLHQFPCYPGTGRSSDRGAHNNVLNIPMSPGSTIAEYQPAFEKQVMPFLRNFQPDLLIVSAGYDANAADPLAGINLQPEDFGTFTDYCLQITRRILFGLEGGYDLDALSQSVLATIERCL, encoded by the coding sequence ATGTTTACTATAATTTATGCTGATGATTTTCTAGACCATCAAACAGGTGGATTGCACCCAGAACGCCCAGACCGCTTGAGGGTGATCGTCAATGCATTGAAAGCCGCACCCTGGGCAAGTTCTTTGCAATGGCAACTGCCCACCTCAATTTATACGCGGGATGTGATGCCAGCGATCGCCCGCGTTCATACAGTTCGCCACATTCACGAAGTGGAAGCCTTGGCCATGAAAGGGGGTGGCCGCCTGGATATGGATACGCCAGTTTCAGCGGACAGTTATGATGTGGCTTTGTTAGCGGTGAGTGGCTGGCTGGATGGGGTTGAGGCGGTGATAGAAAACGAAGAACCGGCATTTATTCTCGCCCGACCCCCCGGACACCATGCGGAAAAAGATCAGGGGATGGGATTTTGCCTGTTTTCTAATGCTGCGATCGCCGCTGACTATGCCCTGCAAAAACCAGAAATTGAGCGAGTGGCGATTCTGGATTGGGATGTGCATCACGGCAACGGCACCCAGCATCTAGTAGAAAACAATCCTCAAATTGCCTATTGTTCCCTCCACCAATTTCCCTGCTATCCCGGTACAGGTCGCAGTAGCGATCGCGGCGCCCACAACAACGTTCTCAACATCCCCATGTCTCCGGGCAGTACCATTGCCGAATATCAACCAGCATTTGAGAAACAAGTAATGCCGTTTTTGCGTAACTTTCAACCAGATTTATTAATTGTCAGTGCGGGCTATGATGCCAATGCCGCTGACCCCTTAGCCGGAATTAATTTACAACCCGAAGATTTCGGCACCTTTACAGACTATTGTTTGCAAATTACGCGGCGGATTTTATTCGGACTGGAAGGGGGTTATGACTTAGATGCCCTGAGTCAATCTGTCCTGGCAACTATTGAGCGCTGTTTGTAA
- the ppsA gene encoding phosphoenolpyruvate synthase: MVTSAPQQQSKSSKETAFVLFFEEVGLADLALVGGKNSSLGEMIQQLGSKGVKVPTGFATTAYAYRYFIEKAGLEAKLRKLFSDLDLDDVNNLRERGKQARAMVMNTPFPKELEEAIAAAYLKLCETYGQNYEFCERFGPEYQEECKKFSSDLDVAVRSSATAEDLPDASFAGQQETYLNVHGVKGVVESCHKCFASLFTDRAISYRHQYAEKRPDFDEFSVALSVGVQKMVRSDMATSGVMFSIDTETGFKNAALITAAYGLGENVVQGAVNPDEYFVFKPTLKEGKRPILEKRLGSKEIKMVYDVGGSKLTKNVPVPQPDRDKYCINDEEILTLAKWACIIEDHYSESRGKYTPMDIEWAKDGITGELYIVQARPETVQSQKSGNVIKNFKLNGTSDVIVTGRAVGEMIGQGKARVIMDVHKIAEFQEGEVLVTNKTDPDWEPIMKKSSAIVTNQGGRTCHAAIIAREMGIPAIVGCGNATDVVTTGQEITVSCSEGEQGKVYNGLVPFEVIETPIDNLPTTKTKILMNVGNPEEAFGLSSMPCDGVGLARFEFIIANHIKAHPLALIHFDKLEDQAVKKEIAELTKLYPHKPDFFVDKLAHGIGTIAAAFYPNPVVVRMSDFKSNEYANLLGGKQFEPKEENPMIGWRGASRYYDPTYAEAYGLECVALKRVRDDMGLTNVIPMIPFCRTPDEGRKVLETMEKYGLKRGENGLQVYVMCEIPSNVILADQFSEVFDGFSIGSNDLTQLTLGLDRDSSLVAHIFDERNKAVKDMVTMVIQKAKANGRKIGICGQAPSDYPEFARFLVELGIDSISLNPDSVMKTLLDIAKLEESMNK; encoded by the coding sequence ATGGTAACGTCTGCTCCGCAACAACAATCAAAAAGCTCTAAAGAGACAGCATTTGTCCTATTTTTCGAGGAAGTCGGTCTAGCGGATTTGGCTCTCGTGGGGGGTAAAAACTCCTCCTTGGGTGAAATGATCCAACAACTCGGATCCAAGGGCGTCAAAGTTCCCACGGGCTTTGCGACCACCGCTTATGCTTATCGCTACTTCATCGAAAAAGCTGGATTAGAAGCCAAACTGCGTAAGTTGTTCTCTGACTTAGACCTGGATGATGTGAACAACCTGCGGGAACGGGGCAAGCAAGCACGGGCAATGGTGATGAATACCCCATTCCCCAAAGAACTAGAAGAAGCGATCGCGGCAGCCTACTTAAAGTTGTGCGAAACCTACGGCCAAAACTATGAATTCTGCGAACGCTTTGGCCCAGAATATCAAGAAGAATGCAAGAAGTTCAGCAGCGACCTAGACGTAGCCGTTCGTTCTTCCGCAACTGCTGAAGACTTACCCGATGCCAGCTTTGCCGGTCAACAAGAAACCTACCTGAACGTTCACGGTGTCAAGGGTGTAGTAGAATCTTGCCACAAGTGCTTCGCTTCCTTGTTCACCGATCGCGCCATTTCTTATCGGCACCAATATGCGGAAAAACGCCCTGATTTCGACGAATTCAGCGTTGCTCTGTCCGTGGGCGTGCAAAAAATGGTCCGTTCTGACATGGCCACCTCTGGGGTGATGTTCTCCATCGATACAGAAACCGGCTTTAAGAATGCTGCCCTGATTACCGCTGCCTACGGTTTAGGCGAAAACGTGGTACAAGGTGCAGTCAACCCCGACGAATACTTTGTGTTTAAGCCCACCCTGAAAGAAGGCAAACGCCCAATTCTGGAAAAACGCCTGGGCAGCAAAGAAATCAAGATGGTCTATGATGTCGGCGGTTCTAAGCTCACCAAGAACGTCCCAGTTCCCCAACCCGATCGCGACAAATATTGCATCAACGATGAAGAAATCCTGACTTTGGCAAAATGGGCCTGCATCATTGAAGATCACTACAGCGAATCCCGGGGCAAGTACACCCCAATGGATATTGAATGGGCGAAAGACGGGATTACTGGCGAACTCTACATTGTGCAAGCTCGTCCCGAAACCGTACAATCCCAGAAATCTGGTAACGTCATCAAGAACTTCAAGCTCAATGGCACCAGCGATGTGATCGTTACAGGTCGCGCAGTTGGTGAAATGATCGGCCAAGGTAAAGCTCGCGTGATCATGGATGTCCATAAGATCGCTGAGTTCCAAGAAGGCGAAGTCTTAGTCACCAACAAGACCGACCCGGATTGGGAACCGATTATGAAGAAATCCAGCGCGATCGTCACCAACCAAGGTGGACGTACCTGCCACGCAGCCATTATTGCTCGTGAAATGGGAATCCCCGCGATCGTTGGTTGCGGCAATGCCACTGATGTAGTCACCACAGGTCAAGAAATCACCGTTTCTTGCTCTGAAGGTGAACAAGGCAAAGTCTATAACGGTTTAGTTCCTTTTGAAGTGATCGAAACCCCAATCGACAACCTGCCCACCACCAAGACCAAGATTCTGATGAACGTGGGCAACCCCGAAGAAGCCTTTGGTCTATCCTCCATGCCTTGCGATGGCGTTGGTTTAGCTCGCTTCGAGTTCATCATTGCCAACCATATTAAAGCTCACCCATTGGCCTTGATTCACTTCGACAAACTCGAAGATCAAGCAGTCAAGAAAGAAATCGCCGAACTGACCAAGCTGTATCCCCACAAGCCAGACTTCTTCGTAGACAAGTTGGCGCATGGTATCGGCACGATCGCCGCTGCCTTCTATCCCAACCCAGTAGTGGTGCGGATGTCCGACTTCAAGAGCAACGAATATGCCAACCTCTTGGGTGGTAAGCAATTTGAACCCAAAGAAGAAAACCCGATGATCGGCTGGCGTGGTGCTTCTCGCTACTACGATCCGACTTATGCGGAAGCTTACGGTTTGGAATGCGTTGCCCTGAAACGAGTCCGCGATGACATGGGTCTGACCAACGTTATCCCGATGATTCCTTTCTGCCGCACCCCCGACGAAGGTCGCAAAGTGCTCGAAACGATGGAAAAATATGGCTTGAAGCGCGGTGAAAACGGCCTGCAAGTCTATGTGATGTGCGAAATTCCCAGCAACGTCATCCTCGCTGACCAATTCAGTGAAGTATTCGACGGCTTCTCCATTGGTTCTAACGACTTGACTCAGTTAACCTTGGGTCTAGACCGTGACTCCTCCTTAGTGGCTCATATCTTCGACGAACGCAACAAAGCGGTTAAAGATATGGTGACGATGGTGATCCAAAAAGCCAAAGCCAATGGTCGCAAGATCGGTATTTGCGGACAAGCACCTTCCGACTATCCCGAATTTGCTCGCTTCCTGGTTGAACTGGGTATCGATTCTATCAGCTTGAACCCTGACTCTGTGATGAAGACTCTCCTCGACATCGCTAAGTTAGAAGAATCGATGAACAAGTAA
- the gyrA gene encoding DNA gyrase subunit A, with protein MTTSQERIIPTDLRNEMSQSYLEYAMSVIVGRALPDARDGLKPVHRRILYAMHELGLAPDRPFRKCARVVGEVLGKYHPHGDTAVYDALVRMAQDFSMRSPLINGHGNFGSIDNDPPAAMRYTECRLQALTTESMLRDIDSETVDFADNFDGSQQEPLVLPARIPQLLLNGSSGIAVGMATNIPPHNLGELIDGTIALIHNPEITNKELRQYIPGPDFPTGAQILGVSGIKDAYNTGRGSITMRGVANIETIQHRGRPDKEAIIITELPYQTNKAALIEKIAELVNDKRIDGISDIRDESDRDGMRIVIELKRDAYPRVVLNNLYKQTPVQSNFGANMLALVNGEPKLLQIKEFLEIFLDFRIDVITRRTRYELRKAEERDHLLQGLLIALASLDEIIRIIRSSADSATARQELIDSFGLSEAQSDAILQMQLRRLTALEAEKIQQEHEYLQAQIADLKDILARRERILEIIETELNDIKNKFATPRRTQIEHSEGEIDETDLIANEKAIILLTKQGYIKRMPVNTFEAQNRATRGKAGTKMKDNDMVEHFLTCCDHDKVLFFSERGVVYCLNAYQIPMSSRTAQGSAIVQLLPIPHDEKITSIVPVSEFSDDEYLVMLTQDGYIKKTALSVFNNIRANGLIAISLEEGDQLRWVRRATAEDSIIIGSSNGIAIHFKTDDSQLRPLGRNTRGVKSMKLAKNDRIISMDIIPSQLTALMSDQEEEEADQDDVDLENQEEETEIADQVGQMVLILTTGGLGKRVPVNKFRLQKRAGKGIKAIKFRNPDDRLAALRVVNEDDEFIIVTSRGIIIRQVAKAISCQSRAAGGVRVQRLDPDDAIVAVALVPPSGEDQESAEEQE; from the coding sequence ATGACAACCTCCCAGGAGCGGATTATCCCGACGGATCTGCGGAACGAAATGTCCCAGTCTTATCTGGAATACGCCATGAGCGTAATTGTCGGTCGGGCTTTACCAGATGCTAGGGATGGTCTGAAGCCAGTGCATCGGCGAATTCTCTACGCCATGCATGAACTCGGATTAGCACCCGATCGCCCCTTCCGAAAATGCGCCCGTGTGGTCGGGGAAGTGTTGGGTAAATACCATCCCCACGGTGATACGGCAGTCTATGATGCTCTGGTGCGGATGGCGCAGGATTTCTCCATGCGATCGCCCCTAATCAATGGCCACGGTAACTTTGGATCCATTGACAACGACCCACCAGCAGCGATGCGTTACACGGAATGTCGCCTGCAAGCCCTGACCACCGAATCCATGTTGCGGGATATTGACTCGGAAACCGTCGATTTTGCGGATAACTTCGACGGTTCCCAGCAAGAACCCTTAGTATTGCCAGCCCGGATTCCCCAACTCTTGCTCAATGGTTCCTCCGGTATTGCGGTGGGTATGGCCACCAATATTCCGCCCCATAACTTGGGAGAACTGATTGATGGGACGATCGCCCTGATTCACAATCCAGAAATCACCAACAAAGAACTCCGACAATATATTCCCGGCCCCGACTTTCCCACTGGGGCGCAAATTCTGGGAGTTTCGGGCATCAAAGATGCCTATAATACTGGGCGCGGGTCAATTACCATGCGCGGTGTGGCCAATATTGAAACCATCCAACACCGAGGACGACCGGATAAAGAAGCGATTATTATCACCGAGTTGCCATACCAAACCAATAAAGCAGCATTGATTGAGAAAATTGCTGAATTGGTGAATGATAAGCGGATTGATGGCATTTCCGATATCCGGGATGAAAGCGATCGCGACGGAATGCGGATCGTCATCGAACTGAAACGGGATGCGTATCCCCGGGTCGTGCTCAACAACCTCTACAAACAAACCCCCGTACAAAGTAACTTTGGCGCCAATATGTTGGCCTTGGTCAACGGTGAACCAAAGTTACTCCAAATCAAAGAATTTCTGGAAATTTTCCTTGATTTTCGCATCGATGTGATTACCCGACGCACCCGCTATGAACTGCGGAAAGCGGAAGAACGGGATCATCTGTTGCAAGGGTTATTAATCGCCCTGGCTTCTTTAGATGAAATTATTCGGATTATTCGTTCCAGTGCAGACTCGGCCACTGCTCGTCAAGAATTAATCGATTCTTTTGGTCTATCCGAAGCCCAATCCGATGCAATTTTACAAATGCAACTGCGGCGACTGACAGCCCTGGAAGCGGAGAAAATTCAACAAGAGCACGAATATTTACAAGCACAGATTGCGGATTTAAAAGATATTCTTGCCCGTCGCGAACGGATTCTCGAAATTATCGAAACCGAACTCAATGATATTAAGAATAAGTTTGCCACACCCCGCCGCACCCAGATTGAACATTCAGAAGGGGAAATCGATGAAACTGACCTAATTGCTAATGAAAAAGCGATTATTTTGTTGACCAAACAAGGGTATATCAAGCGAATGCCAGTGAATACCTTTGAGGCACAAAATCGGGCAACTCGCGGTAAAGCGGGCACGAAGATGAAAGACAATGATATGGTCGAGCATTTTTTAACCTGCTGCGACCACGATAAAGTCCTATTTTTTAGTGAACGCGGGGTAGTATATTGCCTGAATGCTTACCAAATTCCTATGAGTTCTCGGACTGCCCAAGGCAGTGCGATCGTGCAATTGTTGCCCATACCTCACGATGAGAAAATTACCTCGATCGTGCCGGTGAGTGAATTCAGTGATGATGAATATTTGGTGATGCTGACTCAAGACGGCTATATTAAGAAAACCGCTCTTTCAGTATTTAATAATATTCGGGCTAATGGTTTAATCGCCATTTCTCTGGAAGAAGGCGACCAATTGCGCTGGGTGCGTCGCGCCACCGCCGAAGATAGCATCATTATTGGTAGCAGTAATGGCATCGCGATTCATTTTAAAACCGATGATAGTCAACTGCGTCCTTTGGGTCGGAATACACGAGGGGTGAAGTCGATGAAATTGGCGAAAAACGATCGCATTATCAGTATGGATATTATTCCTAGTCAATTGACGGCGCTTATGAGCGATCAAGAGGAGGAAGAAGCTGACCAAGACGATGTTGATTTAGAAAATCAAGAGGAAGAAACCGAAATTGCCGATCAAGTAGGACAAATGGTTTTGATCCTGACTACCGGGGGTTTGGGTAAACGAGTGCCAGTGAACAAATTCCGACTGCAAAAGCGGGCAGGGAAAGGCATTAAGGCGATTAAATTCCGCAATCCTGACGATCGGTTGGCAGCCCTGCGGGTGGTGAATGAAGATGATGAGTTTATTATTGTCACCAGTCGCGGCATTATTATTCGGCAGGTGGCAAAAGCAATTTCTTGTCAGTCTCGTGCTGCCGGAGGTGTCCGGGTGCAGCGTCTCGATCCAGACGATGCGATCGTGGCAGTGGCATTGGTGCCCCCTTCAGGAGAAGATCAGGAATCAGCAGAAGAACAAGAATAA
- a CDS encoding DUF433 domain-containing protein produces the protein MSSVAIAQHIEITPGVCGGKPRIAGHRIKVQDIVIWHERMGMSPDEIIYHHPSITLADVYAALTYYHDHREEIRQQIEEGEALAKQLQGDRPSLISKIT, from the coding sequence ATGTCATCAGTCGCGATCGCACAACACATTGAAATTACTCCCGGTGTCTGTGGGGGAAAACCCCGGATTGCCGGACATCGGATCAAAGTTCAAGATATTGTCATTTGGCATGAAAGAATGGGAATGTCACCAGATGAAATTATCTATCACCATCCCAGTATTACTTTAGCGGATGTTTATGCCGCTTTAACCTATTATCACGATCATCGAGAAGAAATTAGACAGCAGATTGAAGAGGGTGAAGCTTTGGCTAAACAATTACAGGGCGATCGACCATCTTTGATTTCCAAAATAACCTGA
- the lnt gene encoding apolipoprotein N-acyltransferase translates to MILRLGIVLLGGILMGLSPAPLNIWPLAYVALVPLWVAIADPETNKAEKRGVHRKEDRGKRIEENSINSFLPALFSFLPSLFSILFPQYIFGLCWGIGYHGVALFWLTGIHPMTWLGVPWLASLAIAIFCWLFVTLWGAALVSIWAVVCGWIWQQISQGISQGISQGKNPENLSQEKHPQFPQLIFLTRGLIGTAVWCGLEYLWSNGPLWWSSLSYTQSPHNPIILHLGQLSGPNTITALIVAVNGLIAESWILHQKSGEKREERKEDREERKEDREERIFLYPISSILYPLSSFLAPIAIAVGLFIAAHSLGFYLWNRPLIQPAETALKVGIIQGNISNDIKFNSEGWRQALAGYTRGYRELADRGVDAVLIPETALPYLWTTQNQMQSSFYQAILEKGVVAWVGTFGLVNNGQKLVSDYTNSLFTVIGNGQTFSRYDKTHLVPLGEYIPFEKYIGGFIDRLSPLDAHLVAGSPDQIFETPFARAVVGICFDAPFAEHFRRQAAAGGEFILTASNDAHYHTDIMWQHHALELMRAIETDRWAVRATNTGLSAIVDPHGKTHWHSQINQYDLYAGTIYRRTTKTLYVLWGDRLTPALLILAAIAGKLSLK, encoded by the coding sequence ATGATATTGCGTTTAGGAATTGTTTTACTAGGGGGAATTCTGATGGGATTATCCCCCGCCCCTTTGAATATCTGGCCTTTGGCTTATGTTGCCTTAGTGCCTTTGTGGGTGGCGATCGCCGACCCCGAAACCAACAAGGCAGAAAAGAGAGGAGTTCATAGGAAAGAGGATAGAGGAAAGAGGATAGAGGAAAATTCTATAAACTCTTTTCTCCCCGCTCTTTTCTCTTTTCTCCCTTCTCTCTTCTCTATCCTCTTTCCTCAATATATTTTTGGCTTATGTTGGGGCATTGGTTATCACGGTGTAGCCTTATTTTGGTTAACGGGAATTCACCCAATGACTTGGCTGGGAGTGCCCTGGTTAGCGAGTTTGGCGATCGCGATATTTTGTTGGCTATTTGTCACCCTTTGGGGGGCGGCATTAGTCAGCATTTGGGCAGTAGTCTGTGGCTGGATTTGGCAACAGATATCTCAGGGAATATCTCAGGGAATATCTCAGGGAAAAAATCCAGAAAATCTATCTCAGGAAAAACATCCCCAATTTCCGCAGTTAATTTTCTTAACTCGCGGATTAATTGGCACCGCTGTTTGGTGTGGCCTAGAATATTTGTGGAGTAATGGCCCGCTTTGGTGGTCATCGTTATCTTATACCCAAAGTCCTCATAACCCAATTATTTTACATCTAGGCCAACTTTCTGGCCCAAATACCATCACAGCGCTGATTGTAGCAGTCAATGGATTAATCGCGGAATCTTGGATATTGCACCAAAAAAGCGGAGAGAAAAGAGAAGAGAGAAAAGAGGATAGAGAAGAGAGAAAAGAGGATAGAGAAGAGAGAATTTTCCTCTATCCTATATCCTCTATCCTATATCCTCTATCCTCTTTCCTTGCACCGATCGCGATCGCAGTTGGTTTATTCATCGCTGCCCATAGCCTAGGGTTTTATTTATGGAACCGACCCTTAATTCAACCGGCAGAAACCGCTTTAAAAGTTGGCATCATCCAAGGGAATATCTCTAATGATATTAAGTTTAATTCCGAAGGGTGGCGACAGGCTTTAGCGGGTTATACTCGCGGGTATCGAGAATTGGCCGATCGCGGCGTGGATGCGGTGTTAATTCCCGAAACTGCATTGCCCTATTTATGGACCACCCAAAATCAGATGCAGAGTTCTTTTTATCAAGCAATTCTGGAAAAAGGGGTAGTCGCTTGGGTGGGAACTTTTGGCCTCGTGAACAATGGTCAAAAGCTAGTCAGTGACTATACCAATAGTTTATTTACCGTGATAGGAAATGGCCAAACATTTAGCCGCTACGATAAAACCCATTTAGTCCCATTAGGAGAATATATTCCCTTTGAAAAATATATCGGCGGGTTCATCGATCGCCTCTCTCCCTTAGATGCTCATTTAGTCGCGGGTTCCCCAGACCAAATCTTTGAAACTCCCTTTGCTCGAGCCGTTGTGGGCATTTGCTTTGATGCACCCTTTGCCGAACATTTTCGCCGTCAAGCTGCCGCTGGGGGTGAGTTTATTTTAACCGCATCCAATGATGCCCATTATCATACGGATATTATGTGGCAACACCATGCTTTAGAATTAATGCGAGCTATTGAAACCGATCGCTGGGCAGTGCGAGCGACGAATACCGGACTTTCAGCCATTGTCGATCCTCATGGAAAAACTCACTGGCATTCACAAATTAATCAGTATGATTTGTATGCCGGTACAATTTATCGTCGTACCACAAAAACTCTCTATGTCCTTTGGGGCGATCGCCTCACTCCGGCATTATTAATTTTAGCCGCGATCGCCGGAAAGCTGAGTTTAAAATAA
- a CDS encoding DNA cytosine methyltransferase, translating to MKSIVSLFCGCGGLDIGFKQSGFDLLYACDNDPAAIDCYARNVDQNVVLRDVTSAEFQADIAKLSHCDIVLGGFPCQGFSKAGPKKAEDVRNGLYLKMLEAINHLRPALFIAENVDGISQNFGGSYIQKIIQDFQAIGYGVEYRLLDAAAFGVPQHRRRIFFVGIRQPAQHQFPWPFPTHAVKTRSGEFKLPETNIEQLPLFNWSGNHHGKSLLPPPRTIGEAIAHLIEIDDRIPDHQVTYNWPKKYEKIFSAIKPGQKLCNVRHAPTSVYTWEIPEVFHPVTERERIILETISRHRRHKKYGNLPNGNPLSIKQIEQLSGLMEINREILCLMEKNYLKETQEKYDLKGAMFCSGLFKRPLWSEPAPTVLTNFHNPRYFLHPLKNRPFSLRECATLQGFPQSFKFTNSESQVNLVAGYRLVGNAVPPPLSIKLAAATLQFFQ from the coding sequence ATGAAAAGTATTGTCAGTTTATTTTGCGGTTGTGGCGGCTTGGATATCGGTTTCAAGCAATCTGGGTTTGATTTACTCTATGCTTGTGATAATGACCCTGCTGCCATAGATTGTTATGCCCGGAATGTCGATCAAAATGTCGTCCTGAGAGACGTAACCTCGGCGGAATTTCAGGCTGATATTGCCAAGCTGAGTCATTGCGATATTGTTTTGGGAGGATTCCCTTGCCAGGGATTTTCTAAAGCTGGCCCGAAAAAAGCAGAAGATGTTCGCAATGGGCTTTATTTGAAAATGCTTGAGGCCATTAATCATCTTCGTCCCGCTCTTTTTATTGCGGAAAATGTAGATGGAATTTCTCAAAACTTTGGCGGGTCATATATCCAGAAAATTATTCAAGATTTCCAAGCAATTGGCTACGGTGTAGAATATCGTTTACTTGATGCGGCTGCTTTTGGGGTTCCACAACATCGCCGTCGGATATTTTTTGTGGGAATTCGCCAACCCGCTCAACATCAATTTCCTTGGCCATTTCCTACTCACGCAGTTAAAACCCGTTCAGGAGAATTTAAGCTACCGGAAACCAATATTGAGCAATTGCCACTGTTTAATTGGTCTGGTAATCATCATGGGAAATCTTTGTTGCCACCACCAAGAACGATCGGAGAGGCGATCGCTCATTTAATTGAAATTGACGATCGCATCCCCGACCACCAAGTGACTTATAATTGGCCGAAAAAATATGAAAAAATTTTTTCCGCCATTAAACCTGGACAAAAGCTTTGTAACGTTAGACACGCCCCCACCTCGGTTTATACCTGGGAAATTCCCGAAGTTTTTCATCCTGTAACCGAACGAGAAAGAATTATTTTAGAAACGATATCTCGACATCGCCGACATAAAAAATATGGCAATCTTCCCAATGGTAATCCCTTATCTATTAAGCAAATCGAACAGCTTTCTGGATTAATGGAGATAAACCGGGAAATTTTATGTTTAATGGAGAAAAATTATTTAAAAGAAACCCAGGAAAAATACGACTTAAAAGGGGCGATGTTCTGTTCCGGCTTATTTAAGCGACCGCTTTGGTCAGAACCCGCGCCCACAGTGCTGACAAATTTCCATAATCCCCGTTATTTTTTGCATCCGTTAAAAAATAGACCATTTTCTCTGCGAGAATGTGCAACTCTCCAAGGTTTTCCGCAAAGTTTTAAGTTTACAAATAGCGAGAGTCAGGTAAATTTAGTTGCGGGATATCGTTTGGTCGGTAATGCGGTTCCTCCACCCCTGTCAATCAAATTAGCGGCGGCTACTTTACAGTTTTTTCAATAA
- a CDS encoding DUF262 domain-containing protein — translation MLDNSARAMEKEIVTKEEEENFEMEEEEEFPELDIPVQQRHLLTHPYDFIIRSLKAQVDDGSLILADKFQRRQVWDLSKCSRLIESLLLNVPIPVCYFAELEDGSYSVIDGQQRLTAIYQFLTNKYALRGLKVLRELNRKSFKNLDVAYQRYIYSRTIRCIVIVKESHPDIKFDVFERLNSGFVALNAQELRNSVYRGKLNDLILELSEDELFQKTRNIKEIDKRMRDCELILRFFAFHYALKDYRGNLSRFLDHYLEKGSHFDDATIQQHRDLFMRVIGDVYEVFDNRAFRRYTFENGWENAINRAIYDVIMLSFASLKSEAIRPKKAAIAEALREVCEDAEFNESITSSTKNKDRIQMRLDKWRNKLLQIGLDVPYFQVGQ, via the coding sequence ATGTTAGATAATTCGGCTCGGGCGATGGAAAAAGAAATCGTCACCAAAGAAGAAGAAGAAAACTTTGAAATGGAAGAAGAGGAGGAATTTCCCGAACTGGACATTCCGGTTCAGCAGCGGCATCTCCTCACCCACCCTTATGACTTTATTATTCGTTCCCTGAAAGCACAAGTTGATGATGGTAGCCTGATTTTGGCGGACAAATTCCAGCGGCGTCAAGTCTGGGACTTGAGTAAGTGCAGTCGATTAATTGAATCCTTATTGTTGAATGTACCGATTCCGGTTTGCTATTTTGCCGAATTAGAGGATGGTTCTTATAGCGTGATTGATGGTCAACAAAGACTCACGGCCATCTATCAATTTTTAACCAATAAATATGCGCTTAGAGGCTTAAAAGTTCTCCGAGAATTAAATCGGAAAAGCTTTAAAAATTTAGATGTTGCTTATCAACGGTATATTTATTCTCGGACGATTCGTTGTATTGTGATTGTCAAAGAATCTCACCCGGATATTAAATTTGATGTATTTGAAAGATTAAATAGCGGATTTGTTGCCCTGAATGCCCAAGAACTTCGCAATAGTGTTTATCGCGGAAAACTTAATGATTTAATTTTAGAACTTTCGGAAGATGAGCTTTTCCAGAAAACTCGCAATATCAAGGAAATTGATAAACGCATGCGAGATTGTGAATTAATTCTCAGGTTTTTTGCCTTTCATTATGCCTTGAAAGATTACCGGGGCAACCTGTCTAGATTTTTGGATCATTATCTGGAAAAAGGCTCTCATTTTGATGACGCCACTATCCAACAGCATCGAGACTTATTCATGCGGGTGATTGGCGATGTCTATGAAGTATTTGATAATCGGGCGTTTCGTCGCTATACTTTTGAGAATGGCTGGGAAAATGCCATCAACCGAGCTATTTATGATGTGATTATGTTGTCCTTTGCTTCTTTGAAGTCTGAGGCGATCCGACCGAAAAAAGCGGCGATCGCGGAAGCCCTGCGAGAAGTTTGTGAGGATGCGGAATTCAATGAATCGATTACTTCATCCACCAAAAACAAAGACCGGATTCAAATGCGCTTAGATAAGTGGCGCAATAAGTTGTTACAAATTGGTCTAGATGTTCCCTATTTTCAGGTAGGACAATAA